A genomic region of Alicyclobacillus sp. SO9 contains the following coding sequences:
- a CDS encoding DnaD domain-containing protein: MKPAARQDANADFLSTPFVHIPYQWLLDYSKLQLRPEEFLILMQILGAVQVEQSEFLEPQQLAMRAGLDALAVHNIVERLVQRDFLSIGVRLNDNGTESHYYDFTPLWQRIRGKQSSAPKSEDRTWEINLVNVFEQELGRPLSSLECEQIRVWLEQDGYAEWLIVEALREAIYANKFSIKYIDRVLLDWQRHRILSKPDLEQYRRGMRERSQSQKQTAATQPRRNAAKVNQANQDGRYSNFYKLFPDS; this comes from the coding sequence ATGAAACCGGCAGCCAGGCAGGATGCGAACGCCGATTTTCTCTCCACACCGTTTGTGCACATTCCGTATCAGTGGTTGTTGGACTATAGTAAATTGCAGTTAAGACCAGAGGAGTTTCTCATCCTCATGCAGATTCTCGGTGCTGTTCAGGTAGAACAATCAGAATTTCTGGAACCGCAGCAATTGGCAATGAGAGCAGGACTCGATGCCCTTGCGGTCCATAACATCGTAGAACGCTTGGTCCAGCGTGATTTTCTATCAATCGGCGTCCGTCTCAACGACAACGGAACAGAGTCACACTACTATGATTTCACTCCTCTCTGGCAACGGATTAGAGGAAAACAGAGCAGTGCGCCAAAAAGCGAAGACCGCACGTGGGAAATCAATCTGGTGAATGTATTTGAACAGGAGTTGGGGCGCCCGCTCTCGAGTCTCGAATGCGAGCAAATTCGAGTCTGGTTAGAACAGGACGGGTATGCGGAGTGGCTGATTGTAGAAGCACTGCGCGAGGCCATATACGCCAATAAGTTCAGTATCAAGTACATTGACAGGGTCTTGCTCGACTGGCAGCGGCACCGCATTTTATCAAAACCGGATTTAGAACAGTATCGCCGCGGTATGAGAGAACGGTCGCAGTCGCAAAAACAGACTGCAGCGACTCAACCGCGTCGCAATGCTGCGAAAGTCAATCAGGCCAACCAAGATGGACGTTATTCAAACTTTTACAAGCTTTTTCCCGACTCATAA
- the aroA gene encoding 3-phosphoshikimate 1-carboxyvinyltransferase, with protein MSEHTPDLKARSPWSNLHNLTSIEIHPLDTPIETELQVPGSKSFTNRALILAALAAGTSNLQGILKSDDSYWCIDSLKKLGIRIEVKGNSVRIEGSGGQWPHQSGKLYIGASGTTARFLPGALAAAETGQWTIDASRSMTKRPLGPLLDALNAIGAEIKTTNKPGYLPITVEARGLQGGDVSISGSISSQFLSGLLLASPYAKNQVTIHVTDPIVQHAYIHITLDLMQQFGAEVHHDDNLTTFTILPAQYQAQSLALEADASTASYFFAVAALTGGTVTVTNLNPNTHQPDVKFVGVLEKMGCRVRYGEHSITVEGPAQLRGGFSVSFREFSDQALTLAAIAPFADGIIEVREVEHIRKHESDRVQAAVANLRRLGVQCEEHQDGFTVHPGRPQAARLPSYDDHRVAMSFALVGLRTEGIEVLDPGCVSKTCPTYFDLLREIGIRVTEK; from the coding sequence ATGTCTGAACATACTCCAGATTTGAAAGCGCGATCACCTTGGTCAAATCTTCACAATCTGACTTCCATTGAAATACACCCTCTAGATACCCCAATAGAAACCGAATTACAAGTTCCCGGGAGCAAGAGTTTTACAAACCGCGCCCTTATTCTTGCGGCGCTCGCTGCAGGAACCTCAAATCTGCAAGGGATCCTCAAAAGTGACGATTCCTATTGGTGCATTGACAGTCTGAAGAAGCTGGGCATTAGAATTGAAGTGAAGGGCAACTCTGTACGCATTGAGGGCAGCGGCGGACAATGGCCGCACCAATCCGGGAAACTCTATATTGGTGCATCGGGTACTACAGCTCGATTTCTGCCAGGTGCCCTTGCCGCAGCCGAAACGGGCCAGTGGACAATTGATGCCAGCCGCAGTATGACGAAACGTCCTCTTGGACCGTTGCTCGACGCTCTGAATGCAATTGGGGCAGAAATCAAGACAACCAACAAACCTGGATATTTACCCATCACAGTCGAGGCACGCGGTCTTCAGGGCGGGGACGTATCGATTTCCGGAAGCATCTCCAGCCAGTTTCTCAGCGGATTGCTCCTGGCAAGTCCGTATGCTAAGAACCAGGTAACAATTCATGTCACAGACCCAATCGTACAACATGCCTATATTCATATTACACTTGACCTTATGCAGCAGTTCGGGGCAGAAGTACATCATGATGACAACCTGACCACGTTCACTATCCTACCGGCGCAGTACCAAGCTCAGTCGCTAGCCCTTGAAGCTGACGCCTCTACTGCGAGTTACTTTTTTGCTGTTGCAGCTTTAACGGGCGGGACTGTGACGGTCACCAACTTGAATCCGAACACGCACCAACCCGATGTCAAGTTTGTTGGAGTACTCGAAAAAATGGGGTGTAGAGTCCGTTACGGCGAGCATTCCATCACTGTGGAAGGTCCAGCACAACTAAGAGGCGGCTTCAGTGTCAGTTTTCGAGAATTCTCCGACCAAGCCCTCACGCTGGCCGCAATTGCACCGTTTGCCGACGGAATAATTGAAGTGCGTGAGGTGGAGCATATTCGAAAGCACGAATCTGACCGTGTACAAGCGGCCGTTGCGAACCTGCGCCGGCTCGGCGTTCAGTGTGAAGAGCACCAGGACGGGTTTACAGTTCACCCAGGCAGACCCCAGGCAGCAAGACTTCCGTCTTATGATGACCACCGTGTCGCCATGTCTTTTGCGCTTGTCGGCCTGCGAACAGAAGGAATTGAGGTGCTCGATCCAGGCTGTGTCTCCAAAACGTGCCCTACCTATTTTGATTTGCTTAGAGAAATCGGGATTCGCGTTACAGAGAAGTAA
- the asnS gene encoding asparagine--tRNA ligase translates to MAITTTIKHVGEYEGQAVTLQGWLYNKRSSGKIQFLQLRDGTGIIQCVCVRSEVGEEVFERGAGLTQEASVIITGDVRKDDRAQGGYEISVRNIQPVSPSEEYPITLKEHGVDFLLDHRHLWIRTPRQRAVLKIRSEVERAMMDFLAENEFTRVDPPVLTPSSCEDTTELFHTEYFDEDAYLTQSGQMYVEAACMSLGKVYSMGPAFRAEKSKTRRHLIEFWMVEPEMAYCNHETNLQVQEQFVAHIVSHVIGHCSDELKTLGRDISKLEKIQAPFPRISYDDAVTWLKDHGHDIEWGDDFGAPHETALADAYDKPLFVEKYPTKLKAFYMQPDENRPEVVLCADLLAPEGYGEIIGGSQRIHDYSLLKQRFEEHNLPADTYQWYLDLRKFGSVPHSGFGLGLERTIAWICGIEHVREAIPFPRLLYRLYP, encoded by the coding sequence TTGGCGATAACGACAACAATTAAACACGTAGGTGAATACGAAGGACAGGCAGTTACACTTCAAGGATGGCTCTATAACAAGCGTTCCAGCGGTAAAATTCAATTTTTACAACTTCGCGACGGCACTGGCATCATTCAGTGCGTCTGTGTGCGGAGTGAAGTTGGCGAAGAGGTCTTTGAAAGAGGAGCAGGACTGACACAGGAAGCTTCCGTCATCATTACAGGAGACGTCCGTAAAGACGACAGGGCGCAAGGAGGATACGAAATTTCCGTTCGTAATATTCAACCAGTATCCCCGTCAGAAGAGTATCCAATCACCCTCAAGGAACACGGTGTCGATTTTCTACTGGACCATCGTCACCTCTGGATCCGCACACCCCGTCAGCGGGCTGTTCTGAAAATTCGTTCGGAAGTTGAACGAGCCATGATGGATTTCCTGGCTGAGAACGAATTTACACGTGTGGACCCGCCAGTACTGACACCCTCGTCTTGTGAAGATACAACTGAACTGTTTCATACGGAGTACTTTGACGAGGACGCGTACCTTACACAGAGTGGACAAATGTACGTCGAAGCGGCGTGTATGTCGTTAGGCAAGGTTTACTCAATGGGTCCCGCATTTCGGGCTGAGAAGTCCAAGACTCGCCGCCACCTGATTGAATTTTGGATGGTGGAACCAGAGATGGCCTATTGCAATCACGAAACAAACCTTCAGGTTCAGGAACAGTTTGTAGCACACATTGTTTCACACGTGATTGGGCACTGCAGCGATGAATTGAAGACCTTAGGGCGTGACATCAGCAAGCTTGAGAAAATTCAAGCGCCATTTCCACGTATCAGTTACGATGATGCAGTCACATGGCTTAAAGACCACGGTCATGACATTGAGTGGGGAGATGACTTTGGTGCCCCCCACGAGACAGCTTTGGCAGACGCATACGACAAGCCTTTGTTTGTAGAAAAGTACCCTACGAAACTAAAGGCATTTTATATGCAGCCAGATGAAAACCGGCCGGAAGTCGTTTTGTGCGCAGATCTGCTTGCTCCCGAAGGATACGGTGAAATCATTGGCGGAAGCCAACGTATTCACGACTACTCTTTGCTAAAGCAGCGGTTTGAAGAACATAATTTGCCTGCGGACACATACCAGTGGTACCTGGATTTGCGGAAATTTGGAAGTGTACCTCACTCAGGGTTTGGACTCGGATTGGAGCGCACCATCGCGTGGATTTGCGGCATTGAGCATGTACGTGAAGCAATCCCCTTTCCACGCCTTCTCTATCGCTTGTATCCGTAG
- a CDS encoding GNAT family N-acetyltransferase: protein MLNWKRSSDKPQITLHEFDRNSPLLSFATRVYCKTWGHPWYVAYNFISQYARYPGFVGVVATTETGKVVAMGFGADAFEGNWWFDHVQRAVGTNHPQLEDAWVLVELSVLKRYRDCGVGTRIIQYLLSHQSRRHILLSTQVTNTGARRLYERFGWIYLHDGLIFAANQEPYVIMCKDQRGTDGVKEKDK from the coding sequence ATGTTAAACTGGAAACGAAGCTCAGACAAACCACAAATTACTCTGCACGAATTCGACAGAAATTCGCCTCTGCTTTCGTTCGCAACCCGTGTCTACTGTAAGACATGGGGACATCCATGGTATGTCGCGTACAACTTTATTTCCCAGTACGCCAGATATCCTGGTTTCGTCGGCGTTGTTGCCACAACTGAAACGGGCAAAGTGGTTGCCATGGGATTCGGCGCGGATGCCTTTGAAGGGAACTGGTGGTTCGATCACGTTCAGCGCGCGGTAGGCACCAACCACCCCCAGCTTGAAGATGCATGGGTCTTGGTTGAGCTTTCGGTCTTGAAACGGTACCGCGACTGTGGGGTAGGTACTCGGATTATTCAATATCTCTTGAGCCATCAATCCCGACGTCACATTCTGCTTTCGACTCAAGTGACCAATACGGGAGCGCGCAGGTTGTACGAGCGTTTTGGCTGGATATACCTTCATGATGGCTTAATTTTTGCGGCCAATCAGGAACCATATGTGATTATGTGTAAAGACCAAAGGGGGACGGATGGTGTCAAAGAGAAAGATAAATGA
- a CDS encoding complex I NDUFA9 subunit family protein translates to MNVFVTGGTGYVGNRIVDSLLHDGHQVTLLQRPGTTRPTPYDVKIVHGDLFSSQTLTRGLAGADAVVHLVGIIRERKRQGITMQRIHVEGTKRIVEAATASNVPRILHMSALGARLNAVSAYHKSKWEAEGIVRTSGLQYTIFRPSVVYGKGGPGPEFLGQLTDLVRSAPVTPVIGDGHFLLQPISVETVAAAFVNALDRPEAIGKTYELGGHDTVSYRKILELIASRQNKSLRAVRIPVWMMKALVNAFGRFPWFPLTKDQLTMLLEGNVCDDSQRAVEELQIAPKPFAL, encoded by the coding sequence ATGAATGTCTTCGTGACTGGTGGAACTGGATACGTTGGAAACAGAATTGTTGACTCTCTGTTGCATGATGGTCACCAGGTAACTCTGCTTCAGCGTCCCGGTACCACCCGGCCTACCCCATATGATGTCAAGATTGTTCACGGTGACCTGTTCTCATCGCAAACGCTGACACGAGGACTTGCCGGGGCAGACGCAGTTGTGCATCTCGTTGGCATCATACGAGAGAGAAAGCGACAAGGAATCACCATGCAACGGATACATGTGGAAGGAACAAAGCGAATCGTTGAAGCGGCGACGGCCTCAAACGTGCCGCGTATACTGCATATGAGCGCTTTGGGAGCCCGTTTGAACGCTGTGTCAGCCTACCATAAGAGCAAGTGGGAGGCAGAAGGTATTGTTCGAACTTCGGGACTTCAATACACCATTTTTCGTCCATCTGTCGTTTATGGGAAAGGGGGACCAGGGCCTGAGTTTTTAGGTCAACTCACAGACTTGGTCCGCTCTGCTCCAGTGACGCCTGTCATCGGAGACGGTCATTTTCTCTTGCAGCCAATTTCCGTTGAAACGGTGGCTGCTGCTTTTGTAAATGCCCTAGACAGACCGGAAGCCATTGGTAAAACCTACGAGTTGGGCGGACACGACACCGTCTCTTACCGAAAAATTCTCGAGCTTATTGCCAGTCGACAAAATAAATCGCTTCGGGCAGTTCGTATTCCTGTGTGGATGATGAAGGCGTTGGTGAATGCGTTTGGACGATTTCCTTGGTTTCCTCTCACCAAAGACCAACTCACAATGCTGCTTGAAGGCAATGTATGCGACGACAGTCAGAGAGCCGTCGAAGAGCTTCAGATAGCGCCAAAACCATTCGCATTGTAG
- a CDS encoding RNA polymerase sigma factor — protein sequence MSKRKINELTVREWYADYREMIYTYLVYLTLSTEVEEIVSQVIIESAKMSTLKRTSRLHPHVLVLSTARASVKRKHRKDSEQGVLTSLNTETNTSAEALKWIASVLALPEKEREVFVLREVLGLDSRQTSQIVKYTSIKVEDRLMHACAALQDELNNEYTKQLLRKLDSDPDSLYESLLPPHIRNSLLFKTLTQAPNPDAITVMYRKWQQSRTRRKLLVTSSSAVALIAVAGFAAWAYKPWVYLLRPVNPSAKTTVLRRQYVKGVGFVPRLPTVLPKGYHLLETTLQAGNRPDLSNEKSYTAFYWTGTKRPPSTLEIIESQNSNQIQFSSDSNPNSHSDRMTINSVKVQLNLNQQTNFATAQFHVHGTYYTLINQESQSPNHTATKQQLALKNSQRKQEIIDVVRSMIVHPKVLTQPVGYTFDNLHSLQELRTRLNFTPVLPQQMPHLNATGTTQFNGVIATHKNQKYGSFNVTYRSSNQMYTVNISESKGNVTNALGNPMAQAPHPSPNEKAAIIAGQKVYVQNQMLFWKSKQTGVSFQITLQRTQSSLQQSKVDLKPIAKQLIRKEQSLPGGAK from the coding sequence GTGTCAAAGAGAAAGATAAATGAGTTAACCGTAAGGGAATGGTATGCGGATTATAGAGAGATGATTTACACCTACCTCGTCTACCTAACACTGTCGACAGAAGTAGAAGAAATCGTGTCACAGGTCATCATTGAATCCGCAAAAATGTCTACATTGAAACGAACGTCCCGTCTCCACCCGCACGTACTCGTCCTCTCAACGGCTCGCGCCAGCGTCAAGAGAAAACACAGAAAAGACTCTGAACAAGGAGTTTTGACTTCCCTTAATACTGAAACCAACACCTCTGCTGAGGCCTTAAAATGGATTGCTTCCGTTTTGGCCTTACCGGAAAAGGAACGGGAAGTGTTCGTTTTACGAGAAGTATTAGGACTTGACAGCAGACAAACCAGCCAAATTGTCAAATATACTTCAATCAAAGTTGAAGACAGACTGATGCATGCATGTGCAGCCCTCCAAGACGAACTGAACAACGAGTATACAAAACAATTATTACGTAAACTGGATTCTGACCCAGACAGCTTATACGAATCCCTGCTTCCTCCGCATATTCGAAATTCACTCTTGTTTAAGACGCTGACACAAGCCCCTAATCCTGATGCCATTACGGTCATGTATCGAAAGTGGCAGCAGTCGAGAACGCGACGGAAACTGTTAGTGACCAGTTCATCGGCAGTTGCGCTCATCGCGGTCGCCGGCTTCGCAGCTTGGGCCTACAAACCCTGGGTCTACCTGCTCAGACCGGTCAACCCCTCGGCCAAAACCACAGTACTGCGCCGTCAGTATGTAAAGGGAGTAGGTTTTGTTCCGCGTTTGCCAACCGTACTTCCAAAGGGATACCATTTGCTTGAAACCACTCTTCAAGCAGGAAACCGTCCTGATCTTAGCAATGAAAAAAGCTACACCGCATTTTATTGGACCGGTACAAAGCGGCCGCCGAGTACGCTCGAAATTATTGAAAGTCAAAACTCTAATCAAATACAATTTTCTTCTGACAGCAACCCAAACAGTCACTCTGACAGGATGACGATAAACAGCGTCAAGGTGCAACTGAATTTGAATCAGCAAACCAACTTTGCAACGGCTCAGTTCCACGTTCATGGGACCTACTACACCCTCATCAATCAGGAAAGCCAAAGTCCGAATCATACCGCTACAAAGCAGCAGCTCGCACTGAAGAACTCGCAAAGGAAACAAGAAATAATAGACGTTGTGCGCTCTATGATTGTGCATCCAAAAGTCCTTACACAGCCCGTGGGGTACACCTTTGACAACTTGCATTCCTTGCAAGAACTCAGAACGAGACTGAACTTTACCCCTGTGCTCCCACAACAGATGCCGCATCTGAATGCAACCGGTACCACGCAGTTTAACGGCGTGATTGCTACTCATAAGAACCAAAAGTACGGGTCTTTTAATGTCACTTACAGGTCCAGCAATCAAATGTATACAGTCAACATTTCGGAGTCAAAAGGAAATGTAACAAACGCACTTGGCAACCCAATGGCTCAGGCTCCTCATCCTAGTCCGAATGAAAAGGCTGCAATCATTGCTGGGCAAAAGGTGTATGTACAGAATCAGATGCTCTTTTGGAAAAGTAAGCAGACAGGGGTATCCTTTCAAATCACCCTGCAAAGAACCCAAAGCTCTCTGCAACAATCAAAGGTTGATTTAAAACCAATCGCCAAGCAACTCATTCGCAAAGAGCAATCCTTGCCCGGCGGGGCTAAATAG
- a CDS encoding alanine--tRNA ligase-related protein: protein MTIQSQRLYYDKSYLMSFEATIEGLATSDSRLEVELDKTAFYPTSGGQPHDNGYINGIPVSDVYVNDNGQVIHRLSWDTQLTDPPLKLGQTVSGEIEWERRFYHMQHHTGQHILSACFEQILEAQTIGFHLGSDDVTIDIDNSSIDTTDIDIIENKANEIIMNNLPVVARFIENNELSLFQLRKPPKVSTDIRIVSIGDFDNNACGGTHVKSTAEVGLLKILKTERMRKGLRVHFSCGYSAFQRYQQEHRILSSLGNALSAGFDDLHGTLKSLQQELKTTKKNEKFFRREAAQHLGREAAGNATSCPSGLVYSVYHVDGPYGPGDAKGIALAALTTLQHADVSENPSGHAVGVIAYDGQKLSLAVVSSPNSTVNCNVVLDRVLEDYRGKGGGNQASAQGSIQNLPRAQVDEVTTKFETVLSQC, encoded by the coding sequence ATGACAATTCAATCACAGCGATTATACTACGATAAGTCATATTTAATGAGCTTTGAAGCCACAATTGAAGGACTTGCAACGTCGGATTCTCGCCTTGAAGTAGAGTTGGATAAGACCGCCTTTTATCCAACCTCCGGAGGGCAACCCCATGACAACGGGTACATAAATGGAATCCCGGTGTCAGATGTATACGTGAATGACAACGGACAAGTGATTCATCGACTGTCATGGGACACACAACTTACGGACCCTCCCCTCAAGCTTGGGCAGACTGTCTCAGGTGAGATTGAATGGGAGAGAAGATTCTATCATATGCAACACCATACTGGTCAGCATATCCTTTCTGCGTGTTTCGAACAGATACTTGAAGCACAGACCATTGGTTTTCATTTAGGGTCAGACGACGTCACAATTGATATCGATAATTCAAGCATAGATACCACTGATATTGACATAATTGAAAACAAAGCCAACGAAATCATCATGAATAACCTGCCGGTAGTTGCGCGTTTCATCGAAAACAATGAACTAAGTCTGTTTCAATTGCGAAAGCCTCCCAAAGTCTCCACTGACATTCGGATTGTCTCCATCGGTGACTTTGACAATAACGCCTGCGGCGGGACCCATGTGAAGAGCACGGCAGAAGTAGGCCTGTTAAAGATACTAAAAACAGAACGCATGAGAAAGGGACTGCGGGTTCATTTTTCGTGTGGATACAGCGCTTTTCAACGCTATCAACAGGAACACCGAATTCTGTCGAGTTTAGGAAATGCTCTGTCAGCCGGGTTTGACGATCTTCACGGCACACTCAAATCACTCCAACAAGAGCTGAAAACTACCAAGAAAAATGAAAAATTTTTCAGAAGAGAAGCCGCGCAACACCTTGGTAGAGAAGCAGCAGGAAATGCAACCTCATGCCCTTCAGGACTCGTCTATTCTGTATATCACGTGGACGGTCCCTATGGGCCCGGAGATGCTAAAGGGATTGCTTTGGCGGCCCTTACGACACTGCAGCATGCCGATGTCTCTGAAAATCCTTCAGGACACGCTGTAGGCGTCATTGCGTACGACGGGCAGAAACTGTCTCTAGCCGTCGTCAGTTCACCGAACTCAACTGTCAACTGCAATGTGGTACTAGACCGAGTACTGGAGGATTACCGCGGCAAAGGAGGCGGAAACCAAGCATCTGCGCAAGGGTCAATCCAGAATCTTCCGAGAGCTCAAGTAGATGAGGTCACCACAAAGTTCGAAACGGTGTTGTCCCAATGTTAA
- the coaA gene encoding type I pantothenate kinase — protein sequence METSFTSEISYSPYIRFSREQWSGLRATTPLPMSEEELEVLRGVNEQVSLREVSEAYLPLSRLLNLYVAKKQELYRVTSAFHGNHTRQVPYIIGIAGSVAVGKSTTARIIQALLARWPNHPTVDLIATDGFLYPNRVLKERGLMKRKGFPESYDRRRLIRFLADVKSGKPEVYAPVYSHLTYDIVSGEVQTIRQPDIVIVEGLTVLQTSGDFGALSVPRMFVSDFFDFSIYVDANEADIQQWYKERFLTLRETAFRDKNSYFHQYASLAKDKAEEVAQQIWEEINQPNLRENIEPTKFRAHLILEKGRDHSVQQVNLRKL from the coding sequence ATGGAGACCTCATTCACAAGTGAAATTTCGTACTCACCATATATCCGTTTTTCTCGTGAACAGTGGAGCGGATTACGGGCAACAACTCCGCTGCCCATGTCAGAAGAGGAACTTGAAGTCTTGAGAGGCGTTAATGAGCAGGTGTCCCTGAGGGAAGTGTCTGAAGCCTATTTGCCGCTATCACGCCTTCTAAATTTGTATGTAGCTAAAAAACAGGAACTCTACCGTGTTACCAGCGCATTTCATGGGAACCACACTCGACAGGTTCCCTATATTATTGGCATCGCCGGGAGCGTAGCAGTGGGGAAAAGTACAACTGCCCGTATTATTCAAGCGCTGCTCGCAAGGTGGCCCAATCATCCGACGGTCGATCTCATTGCAACTGACGGATTTTTGTATCCCAATCGTGTTCTAAAAGAGCGCGGCCTAATGAAGCGCAAGGGGTTTCCGGAGAGTTATGACCGCCGCCGTCTCATCCGATTCCTAGCAGATGTGAAGTCGGGAAAACCGGAAGTTTACGCACCTGTGTACTCGCATCTTACATATGACATTGTTTCGGGGGAAGTACAAACCATTCGTCAACCTGATATTGTGATTGTCGAAGGATTAACTGTGTTACAGACGTCTGGCGACTTTGGCGCTTTGAGCGTACCCAGAATGTTCGTATCGGATTTCTTTGATTTTTCCATTTACGTAGATGCGAACGAAGCGGATATTCAACAATGGTACAAAGAACGCTTTTTAACGCTGAGAGAGACTGCTTTTCGCGATAAGAACTCATACTTTCATCAGTACGCAAGTCTGGCTAAAGACAAAGCGGAGGAAGTCGCTCAGCAAATCTGGGAGGAGATTAACCAGCCTAATCTCCGGGAAAACATTGAGCCAACAAAGTTTCGCGCACACCTTATCCTCGAAAAGGGCAGAGATCACTCTGTGCAACAGGTGAATTTACGGAAACTGTGA